Proteins from a genomic interval of Alkalispirochaeta americana:
- a CDS encoding GNAT family N-acetyltransferase, translated as MVKSLPMDIAIQSLSTVQTDLRQKLSQGAQKIFWDTAEVKNFPSEAERQVFIYKYFSYYLETNPDLFICAFLGEQVYGYICGVADTRKHRELYHCADHIPIFDDLYEEYPAHLHINLAAESRGMGLGGRLVAALEKVLRRETEACGLHLVTSEGARNVGFYRKNGFTREVSRGILPEEPRMLFMGKRL; from the coding sequence GTGGTAAAATCCCTGCCCATGGATATAGCGATTCAGTCTTTGAGTACGGTGCAGACTGATCTTCGGCAAAAACTCTCTCAGGGTGCGCAGAAGATCTTTTGGGATACCGCCGAAGTGAAAAACTTTCCTTCCGAAGCGGAACGGCAAGTCTTCATCTACAAATACTTTTCATACTATCTGGAAACAAACCCGGACCTCTTTATCTGTGCCTTTTTGGGAGAGCAGGTGTACGGCTATATTTGCGGTGTGGCTGATACGCGAAAACACCGGGAGTTATACCACTGTGCCGATCACATACCCATCTTCGATGATCTCTATGAGGAGTATCCAGCCCACCTGCATATTAACCTGGCAGCCGAGAGCCGGGGCATGGGTCTTGGCGGCCGACTGGTTGCAGCGCTGGAAAAGGTTCTTCGCCGTGAAACGGAGGCCTGCGGTTTACACCTTGTTACCAGCGAAGGGGCGCGGAACGTGGGGTTCTATCGGAAAAATGGTTTCACCCGGGAGGTTTCCCGGGGTATTTTGCCCGAAGAACCGCGGATGCTCTTTATGGGAAAGCGACTCTAG
- a CDS encoding adenosine kinase, giving the protein MVSVFGIGNPLIDLVFRASDQDLSALGLDKGIMHLVSQSRQEEILRYFTGSLPEYRPGGSAPNTLVALAGLGVSAVVAGKIGNDSFGEIYQQQVASCGITSRLVEGVGPTGSSIILVTPDGERTMNTHLGMCQSFSVADLDEALLKRSALDGGYLYFTGYMWDTESQKAAIRRAIEISRDAGGKVVFDLADPFAVERYREDFLNLLEHHVDVVFANRREAEILLGNAAGKGDPREMVQSIAQMVSVAALKVGKEGSFVADSQIRKIDARVVKALDTTGAGDMYAAGFLAGLVAGADPGQCGEIAGYLAEEVIQRVGAQFGIDEMRTLRSSLPGFLSL; this is encoded by the coding sequence ATGGTCTCAGTCTTTGGCATTGGAAATCCCCTGATTGATCTGGTCTTTCGAGCCTCCGATCAGGATCTGTCGGCCCTTGGTCTGGATAAGGGAATCATGCATCTGGTTTCACAATCGCGGCAGGAAGAGATTCTGCGCTATTTTACGGGATCCCTGCCGGAGTATCGTCCCGGCGGATCCGCTCCAAACACGCTTGTTGCCCTGGCGGGGCTGGGTGTTTCTGCTGTAGTCGCCGGAAAGATCGGAAACGATTCCTTTGGCGAGATTTATCAGCAGCAGGTTGCATCCTGCGGAATAACATCACGGCTTGTTGAGGGAGTCGGCCCCACGGGATCCAGCATCATTCTGGTGACGCCCGACGGCGAACGCACCATGAATACGCATCTGGGAATGTGCCAGAGTTTTTCTGTTGCCGATCTGGATGAAGCTCTTCTGAAACGTTCTGCCCTTGATGGAGGGTACCTCTATTTTACCGGCTACATGTGGGACACAGAATCCCAGAAGGCAGCAATCCGTCGGGCCATAGAGATCTCCCGGGATGCCGGGGGCAAGGTGGTTTTTGATCTGGCCGATCCCTTTGCAGTTGAACGGTACCGTGAAGATTTCCTCAATCTTCTGGAGCATCATGTCGATGTTGTTTTTGCAAACCGACGGGAAGCAGAGATCCTCCTGGGAAACGCAGCTGGAAAGGGTGATCCTCGGGAGATGGTGCAAAGTATTGCACAAATGGTTTCTGTAGCTGCTTTGAAAGTGGGAAAAGAGGGATCCTTTGTAGCGGATTCGCAGATTCGGAAAATAGACGCCCGGGTTGTGAAGGCTCTGGATACAACCGGGGCCGGTGATATGTACGCAGCGGGTTTTCTTGCCGGTCTGGTCGCTGGAGCAGATCCCGGGCAGTGCGGGGAGATTGCCGGATATCTGGCGGAAGAGGTGATTCAGCGCGTGGGGGCTCAGTTCGGCATCGATGAAATGCGGACTCTCCGAAGCTCTTTACCGGGATTTCTCTCTCTGTGA
- a CDS encoding Hpt domain-containing protein — MSDESSLLVFDYEGFFVRVMADQELARMIASAFLQDTPGLIQKMVEALERDDYETILRQAHTIKGASANVGGQVLCYVAQELEHSARKARHDDCVTALCELQDAWTALDKEIRKNLDLS, encoded by the coding sequence ATGTCAGACGAATCATCGTTGCTCGTGTTTGATTACGAAGGATTTTTTGTGAGGGTCATGGCTGACCAGGAGCTGGCCAGGATGATTGCTTCAGCTTTTCTGCAAGACACGCCTGGATTGATCCAGAAGATGGTGGAAGCTCTGGAGAGGGATGATTACGAGACGATCCTGCGCCAGGCCCACACGATCAAAGGTGCCTCTGCCAATGTGGGCGGTCAGGTTCTGTGCTACGTTGCCCAGGAACTGGAGCACAGCGCTCGAAAGGCCCGGCACGACGACTGTGTGACCGCTCTGTGCGAGCTCCAGGACGCCTGGACTGCCCTGGACAAGGAAATCCGCAAAAACCTGGACCTTTCCTGA
- a CDS encoding acyl-CoA dehydrogenase family protein, protein MSSLNSPESFHEFISRFESRLEKLFSTTYTGKSVLSPGMPEGFIEAVLETNPLSVFVPSRFGGRDQKVSETLAMLETASYHSLPLSLTLGINGALFLQPLSKYGPPEVQQSVFSRFMTQPVLGGLMITEPLFGSEALQMQTRFRREGEGFRIQGTKHWGGLTGQADFWLLTARGETPRGDLERSISFFVWERSFGGITVEERYNNLGLSMIPYGRNHLDTVVPESHRLHSPGSGLVMLLDLLHRSRLQFPGMALGFLHRLLDEAILHTRNRQVGGRSLMQYDQVQDRLAEIQAFHTTAAALCVYSSQAASVSRDCSSDGIAANAVKTVVTDMMQQGAQSLLQLFGATGYRKDHIAGQALVDSRPFQIFEGSNDILYHQITEAILKALKKSGEHQLGRFLGTYPLTAAATPDLGQVLNFSPSPAMDQRKRVALGRALGRIICLNQVLALGDRGYRPDLIDNAVAVLKEEIHVLLAVYTGKTRTTLVEEYHDGSNWLDYL, encoded by the coding sequence ATGAGTAGCCTCAATTCGCCCGAATCGTTTCACGAGTTCATCAGCCGCTTTGAAAGCCGCCTGGAGAAGCTCTTCTCCACCACCTATACCGGAAAAAGTGTCCTCTCCCCAGGCATGCCAGAGGGGTTTATTGAAGCAGTACTGGAAACGAATCCCCTCTCGGTCTTCGTTCCCTCTCGCTTCGGAGGGCGGGACCAGAAGGTATCAGAAACGCTGGCCATGCTGGAGACCGCATCGTACCACTCACTACCTCTTTCGCTTACCCTGGGAATAAACGGAGCTCTTTTTCTGCAGCCCCTCTCCAAATATGGTCCCCCGGAGGTTCAGCAATCGGTCTTTTCCCGCTTCATGACCCAACCTGTTTTGGGCGGGCTCATGATCACCGAACCGCTCTTCGGGTCCGAGGCGCTTCAGATGCAGACCCGCTTCCGCCGTGAAGGTGAAGGATTCCGGATTCAGGGAACAAAGCACTGGGGCGGGCTCACCGGGCAAGCTGACTTCTGGCTTCTCACAGCCCGCGGCGAGACCCCCCGGGGAGATCTGGAACGGAGTATCAGCTTTTTTGTCTGGGAACGGTCTTTCGGGGGAATCACCGTGGAAGAACGCTATAACAACCTGGGTCTGTCCATGATACCCTACGGAAGAAACCACCTCGATACGGTGGTACCCGAATCCCACCGCCTTCATTCACCGGGAAGCGGACTGGTCATGCTTCTGGATCTTCTCCACCGCAGTCGCCTGCAATTTCCCGGTATGGCACTGGGATTCCTCCACAGGCTCCTGGACGAGGCAATCCTCCATACCCGAAACCGTCAGGTAGGAGGCCGGTCGCTCATGCAGTACGATCAGGTGCAAGACAGGCTGGCAGAGATCCAGGCCTTCCATACCACCGCTGCCGCTCTGTGCGTCTATAGCTCCCAAGCGGCCTCGGTGAGCAGAGACTGCTCTTCCGACGGGATCGCCGCAAACGCCGTGAAAACCGTCGTCACCGATATGATGCAGCAGGGAGCCCAGTCATTACTGCAACTCTTCGGCGCAACAGGCTACCGCAAGGATCACATCGCCGGGCAGGCCCTGGTGGACAGCCGGCCCTTCCAGATTTTCGAAGGATCCAACGATATTCTCTACCATCAGATAACCGAGGCGATACTTAAAGCGCTGAAAAAATCGGGAGAACACCAATTGGGTCGTTTTCTGGGAACCTACCCGCTCACCGCCGCTGCTACTCCCGACCTTGGACAGGTTCTCAATTTCTCGCCATCTCCTGCAATGGATCAGAGAAAACGCGTTGCCTTGGGTCGAGCCCTGGGAAGAATCATCTGTCTCAATCAGGTCCTTGCCCTGGGTGACCGCGGCTATCGGCCGGACCTGATCGATAACGCCGTGGCGGTACTCAAAGAAGAGATCCACGTCCTTCTTGCGGTCTACACAGGAAAAACCCGAACAACCCTGGTTGAAGAATATCACGACGGGAGCAACTGGCTCGACTATCTCTAG
- a CDS encoding GreA/GreB family elongation factor, with translation MTTTKNIHLSSTEHQKLTGILKSMKSKGNLKALHLKTLLAELSDAVIVPEGHIPENIVGMGSTVEYHNPLSGTTEKARLVFPVEADAEKRNISVLAPLGAALIGESAGTKVQCQAPDTTWVVEILSVTH, from the coding sequence ATGACTACAACCAAGAACATTCATCTTTCGAGTACTGAGCATCAAAAACTCACGGGAATTCTCAAATCGATGAAATCCAAGGGCAATCTCAAAGCACTCCACCTGAAGACACTCCTGGCCGAGTTATCAGATGCAGTGATTGTCCCCGAGGGTCATATTCCCGAAAATATTGTGGGCATGGGATCTACCGTTGAATACCACAACCCCCTTTCCGGGACCACCGAGAAAGCACGCCTTGTCTTTCCTGTCGAGGCTGATGCAGAAAAGCGAAACATATCGGTTCTGGCACCCCTGGGTGCCGCGCTGATCGGCGAGTCTGCAGGAACCAAAGTACAATGCCAGGCTCCCGATACCACCTGGGTTGTGGAGATTCTCTCGGTCACCCATTAA
- a CDS encoding LuxR C-terminal-related transcriptional regulator, whose protein sequence is MDLPGELQEREKELSCIYRVTKDLSPQKALEKTLSDVARALHQALAHPETMTVGILLDTSEYWYPGPGPTGKTPPVSQEPENHQTTPIVSRNGTLGEIHIIGGSAHSLLPQEARLAEAVAALLANNAEQRQAEAELTEAMAAENRKTVALTEVLAQIEEQQHHYQTDLQQDLNSRIFPILSRLESFLTGPAEKALGAALRNALLQFGAPRTSRHRELSLRLSPREQEIADLIASGLSTKQIAHALGITGSTIERHRHNIRKKAGISCESVHLASFLRNTASTFAHGTSKSDISWK, encoded by the coding sequence ATGGACCTTCCCGGAGAACTGCAGGAACGTGAAAAGGAACTATCCTGCATCTACAGGGTTACAAAAGACCTCAGCCCCCAAAAAGCTCTTGAAAAAACCCTCTCCGATGTGGCCCGCGCACTTCACCAGGCCCTGGCCCACCCCGAGACAATGACCGTAGGAATCCTCCTTGATACCAGTGAATACTGGTATCCCGGTCCCGGCCCCACAGGAAAGACTCCCCCGGTTTCGCAAGAACCGGAAAACCATCAAACCACCCCGATCGTCTCCAGGAACGGAACCCTGGGGGAGATTCACATCATCGGGGGGTCAGCCCATTCCCTGCTGCCCCAGGAAGCGCGTCTGGCCGAGGCTGTGGCAGCACTTCTCGCCAATAACGCAGAACAACGCCAGGCAGAAGCTGAGCTGACAGAGGCCATGGCCGCCGAAAACCGGAAAACCGTAGCTCTGACGGAAGTTCTTGCCCAAATCGAAGAGCAGCAGCATCACTATCAAACAGATCTGCAGCAGGATCTGAACAGCCGGATCTTCCCGATTCTTTCACGGCTGGAATCATTTCTCACGGGTCCTGCCGAAAAAGCCCTCGGCGCAGCGCTCCGCAACGCCCTGTTGCAATTCGGCGCTCCCCGCACCTCCCGTCATCGGGAACTCTCGCTCCGTTTGAGTCCGCGAGAACAGGAAATAGCCGACTTGATCGCATCGGGCCTCTCGACAAAACAGATAGCTCACGCCCTGGGCATCACGGGCTCCACAATCGAGCGCCACCGTCACAACATTCGAAAAAAAGCCGGTATATCCTGCGAAAGTGTCCACCTGGCTTCGTTTCTCAGAAATACCGCCAGCACCTTTGCCCATGGCACATCAAAAAGCGACATCTCCTGGAAATAA